From a region of the Lactuca sativa cultivar Salinas chromosome 4, Lsat_Salinas_v11, whole genome shotgun sequence genome:
- the LOC111903491 gene encoding cytochrome P450 736A117, with amino-acid sequence MLAFLDHIFIYILPLFLSGAFLIRWYNSTPPTIIRKLPPSPPTLPVIGNLHQLGALVHQSFFSLARRYGDSLMLLHIGSVPSLVVSSTEAAREIMKTHDLAFASRPTTRMFRTISYDLKEITVAPYGEYWRQAKSILTLQLLSNKKVQSFDGLREKIIGDCLAKINQCFLSNKPADLSDLFSSLTNDVTCMATFGRTYNEGEIGMKFKKIMQDFSEVLGSFYFEDSIPQLAFVDRITGLSAKVDRVAVDFDEFLQNVVDETLSKKRNNPNPVSGDEHGVETFIDALLKIQKEDILGITIDADVIKALLLDAYVAGTDTSSSVLEWAMTELLLHRDCLEKVQGEIRAVLNGKKDITDSDVEKMKYLKCVIMEATRLHPPLPVLPPRVARHDAKVMGYDIAEGTRVYVNVYAIMRDPKVWDKPETFMPERFLESCIDFVRHNFELLTFGAGRRSCPGRIFAMAINEKVLANVLYRFDWALPQGVRPQDVDMNETFGLANHRKVPLLALGTPFHSPHNN; translated from the exons ATGTTGGCTTTCTTGGATCATATTTTTATTTACATATTGCCGTTGTTTCTAAGTGGTGCGTTCCTAATCAGATGGTACAATTCTACACCGCCAACTATCATCAGGAAACTACCTCCTTCACCACCAACGTTGCCGGTTATTGGCAACCTCCACCAGCTCGGGGCACTCGTCCACCAGTCATTCTTTTCTCTGGCCAGACGCTATGGTGACTCCCTCATGCTCCTCCACATCGGCTCAGTCCCAAGCCTGGTCGTCTCGTCAACTGAAGCGGCTCGTGAGATCATGAAGACACATGATTTAGCATTTGCCAGCAGGCCCACCACCAGGATGTTCAGGACCATCTCCTACGATCTCAAGGAAATAACAGTCGCTCCTTATGGTGAATACTGGAGGCAAGCAAAGAGTATTCTAACTCTCCAGCTTCTGAGTAACAAAAAGGTCCAGTCTTTTGATGGGCTTAGGGAAAAGATAATCGGCGATTGCCTCGCTAAAATCAACCAATGTTTCTTGTCAAACAAGCCTGCGGACTTGAGCGACTTGTTTAGCTCACTTACGAACGATGTCACATGCATGGCGACGTTTGGGAGGACGTATAACGAAGGAGAGATTGGTATGAAATTTAAAAAGATCATGCAAGACTTCTCCGAGGTTTTGGGTAGCTTTTATTTTGAGGATTCTATTCCTCAGCTTGCATTCGTGGATCGGATTACTGGTCTTAGTGCTAAAGTCGATAGGGTAGCAGTGGATTTTGATGAGTTCCTTCAAAATGTGGTTGATGAGACTTTATCCAAGAAAAGAAATAACCCTAATCCAGTTAGTGGTGATGAACACGGTGTGGAGACCTTCATTGATGCACTACTCAAGATTCAGAAGGAAGATATTCTTGGCATCACCATCGACGCAGACGTCATCAAAGCACTGCTTTTG GATGCGTATGTTGCTGGTACGGATACATCATCATCCGTACTGGAATGGGCGATGACCGAACTTCTGTTACATCGTGATTGCCTTGAGAAAGTCCAGGGCGAGATAAGGGCAGTCCTTAACGGAAAGAAAGACATAACTGACAGCGATGTGGAGAAGATGAAGTATCTAAAATGCGTCATCATGGAAGCCACCCGCCTCCATCCTCCCCTTCCAGTTCTACCACCACGAGTTGCAAGACACGATGCCAAAGTAATGGGGTATGATATTGCAGAAGGAACTAGGGTATACGTCAATGTTTATGCAATTATGAGGGATCCTAAAGTGTGGGATAAACCTGAAACGTTTATGCCGGAGAGGTTCTTGGAGTCATGTATTGATTTCGTGAGGCACAATTTTGAGTTGCTTACATTTGGTGCTGGAAGGAGGAGTTGCCCTGGAAGGATATTTGCCATGGCCATCAATGAGAAGGTGTTGGCTAATGTTTTGTACAGGTTCGATTGGGCTCTGCCACAAGGAGTTAGGCCACAGGACGTTGATATGAATGAAACTTTTGGTCTCGCTAATCACCGGAAGGTTCCATTGCTAGCTCTTGGGACACCATTCCATTCTCCCCATAATAATTAA